CCGTCGACGGCCTCCGCGACCAGCGCGACGTGCCTGCTGCCGTCGGCATCGGCGAGCGTCCGGCGCATCCCGTCCGTCAGGCGGGGACGCGGGCCGTGGAACCGCATGTACCGGCTGTCGTCCGACATGCCCGCGAACACCGCGTCGACGACGTCGGTCTCACCGCGGCGCAGCGGTCGCAGCCTGATGGCGGTCGTGGTCTGCATGACGTGCTCCTCGGTGTGGTGGCCGCGACTTGGACCGTGGCGTGCGATGGCGCCACCTTCGCCGTCACCTGCTCCTGCCACGTCGGCAGCGACTGCCCACATGTGCGCGCGGCGCTACCCATGCCGCGCGTGACGGTGGTGACCATCACCGGACCGAGCAGCGCGCAGGGCGCGTGATACGTCGACATCGCCGACGTCCGACATGCCGTGGGCGGGCGACGACGCCGCCCGGGGAGGCAGTAGGCTGCGGACACCATGGAGCTGCACCGCAACACCGAGCGTGTGATCGACGCGGCCGCTGAACTCGGCGTCACCGTCGACGCGACCCACTTCCCGCAGGGCACGCGTACCGCACAGGACGCCGCCGCCGCGATCGGGTGCGAGGTCGGAGCCATCGTCAAGTCGCTGGTGCTCGCGTCCGACACCGGACCGTTGCTGGTGCTGACCAGTGGCGCGAACCGCGTGAGCTACGGCAAGGTCGAGGCCGCGACCGGCCGGTCCCGCGTCGGCCGCTGCGACGCCGACGCGGCGCGTGCGGCGACGTCGTACCCGGTCGGTGGCGTCGCGCCGTTCGGCCACCCGGCGCCACTGCCGACGTTGATCGACCGCGACCTGCTGGCCTTCGACGAGGTCTGGGCCGCGGCCGGCACGCCGCACGCGGTGTTCCCGATCGCACCCGCGACCCTGACCGCTGCGACGAGCGCCCGGATCGCGGACGTCGCCGAGTGACCGGTGCGCCCGCGCACCGGTCACTCGTGAACGATCAGACGCCCGACGCCAGCTCGGCGGCCCGCTGACGCGTCAGCTCGACGGGCCGGTCCATGCCACCGTCGCCGAGACCGACCACGTCGTCGAACAGGTCACCGCCACGCCCGGCGACCTGCCCCGCGACCGCGAGCACGCGCGCGCCGGCGGCGCGCGCGGCCCGCGCGACGTACGCGGGTGTCTTGCCCGACAGCGTCTGATCGTCGAGCCGGCCCTCGCCGGCGATCACGACGTCGGCACCGCGCAGCGCGTCGCCGAGACCGACCAGCCCCGCCACCGCCTCGGCACCGCCGGTCATGCGCGCGCCGCAGAACGCCATCAGCGCGAAGCCCAGCCCACCGGCGGCGCCGGCGCCGTCACACCCACGCCACGGGCCACCCGGCACGTCGCGCTCCACGACGTCGGCGAAGTGCCCCAGCGCCTCCTCGAGGAGCGGCAGATCGTCGTCGGCCGCGCCCTTCTGCGGTGCGAACACCGCGACGGCACCCTCCGGGCCGAGCAGGACGTTGGTGACGTCGCCGACGATCGTGATCGGCGGCAGCGCACGGGCGACAGGCACGACCCGGTCGACGTCGGTGAGGTACCGCGCGCCGACCTTGACCCCGTTGCCGTCGGCCCGCAGCAGGCGGTGCCCGAGCGCCATCGCCATCCCCGCCCCACCGTCGCTGGTCGCGCTACCGCCGAGCCCCACCAGGATCCCATCGACGCCGGCGGCGTGGGCGGCGTCGATCAGCTGACCGACGCCGTAGCTGGTGGCGTGCAGCGGGTCGCGCTCGGACTCGTCGAGCCACGCCAGGCCGCACGCCTCCGCGGCCTCGACGAGCGCGCGCCCGCCCTGGAGCTCCAGCCACCGTCCGGGACGGGCGCGACCCCGCGCGTCAGCGACCTCGGTCACATGCTCGACGGCATCGGGCACGGCAGCGCCCACGGCGTCGAGCGTCCCTGCGCCGCCGTCCGCCATCGGCACGATGACGACCTCGTCCTCGCCGCGGACCGAGCACCAGCCGTCCGCGATGGCGCCGGCGGCCTGCGCCGCCGACATGGTCCCCGCGAACTTGTCGGGGGCGATCACGACCTTCACCGGGCGATCAGTCCCTCGGGTCGGCGTCGACGAACGGCGGGCGCACCACCGTCGCGTCGAGGTCACGACCGCGGACGTCGATGACGACGTCGTCGCCGACGGCGACGGATGTGTCCAGGTAGGCCAGCGCGATGCCGGTCCCCAGCGTCGGTGAGAACGAGCCGCTGGTGGTCACGCCGACCTCGCGTCCGTCGATCAGCACCGCCTGGTCGGCGCGGGGCACGCCGCGGGACGTCGCCCGCAGGCCCCGCAGCCGCCGCGTCACGTGCTCTCTGGCGGCCAGGACCGCGTCGGCGCCACGGAACCCGGTGTCGGGTGCCACCGCGAACCACACCCCGGCCTCGGCGGGCGTGGCGCCGGTGTGCAACTCGTGCCCGTGTAGCGGGTAGCCCATCTCGAGGCGCAGCAGATCGCGGGCGCCGAGACCGGCCGGCGTGGCCGCCTCGGCGGCCAGCAGCTTGTCCCACACATCGCCGGCGCGGTCGGCGCGCAGGACGAGCTCGTACCCGCGCTCACCCGTGTAGCCGGTCCTGGCCAGCAGACCGTCGCCGAGCACGTCAGCCCCGTCGTCAGCGACGGCGCTCGCCGCCGGACCAGGTGAGACGACGTCGGCGTCCCGGCAGTCCAGGAACGCCATGCCGTGCACGTCGAACCCGGCGACGAGCGCCACCGTCACCGCGTCGGGACCCTGGACCGCGATGCACGCGTAGTCACCGTTGCGGTCGACGATCGCGGGCGATCCCGGGCCGTCGGTGACGCTGGCGCGCACAGCGTCGACGTTGGCGGCGTTGCAGATGACCAGGTAGCCACGGTCGGTGCGGTACACGAGCAGGTCGTCGACGATGCCGCCCTCGGCGTCACAGCACAACGTGTAGTGGGCGCGCCCGGTCCGCAGGCGGTCGATGTCATTGGTGAAGGCGTGCTGCAGCGCCGTGGCCGCGTCGTCCCCTGCAACCGTGAACATCCCCAGGTGCGACAGGTCGAAGATGCCGCACGCGGAGCGCACCGCGTCGTGCTCGGCGACCACCCCGCCGTAATCCAACGGCATCTCCCAGCCGGCGAACGTGGTCATCCGGGCACCGAGGGCGCGGTGCCGATCGGCCAGCGGCGACGGGCGGGCGGGACCGTCTGCGGGCATCGTCGTTCCTTCGCGTCGG
The sequence above is drawn from the Euzebyales bacterium genome and encodes:
- a CDS encoding YbaK/EbsC family protein, giving the protein MELHRNTERVIDAAAELGVTVDATHFPQGTRTAQDAAAAIGCEVGAIVKSLVLASDTGPLLVLTSGANRVSYGKVEAATGRSRVGRCDADAARAATSYPVGGVAPFGHPAPLPTLIDRDLLAFDEVWAAAGTPHAVFPIAPATLTAATSARIADVAE
- the gcvT gene encoding glycine cleavage system aminomethyltransferase GcvT; this encodes MPADGPARPSPLADRHRALGARMTTFAGWEMPLDYGGVVAEHDAVRSACGIFDLSHLGMFTVAGDDAATALQHAFTNDIDRLRTGRAHYTLCCDAEGGIVDDLLVYRTDRGYLVICNAANVDAVRASVTDGPGSPAIVDRNGDYACIAVQGPDAVTVALVAGFDVHGMAFLDCRDADVVSPGPAASAVADDGADVLGDGLLARTGYTGERGYELVLRADRAGDVWDKLLAAEAATPAGLGARDLLRLEMGYPLHGHELHTGATPAEAGVWFAVAPDTGFRGADAVLAAREHVTRRLRGLRATSRGVPRADQAVLIDGREVGVTTSGSFSPTLGTGIALAYLDTSVAVGDDVVIDVRGRDLDATVVRPPFVDADPRD
- a CDS encoding glycerate kinase, with translation MKVVIAPDKFAGTMSAAQAAGAIADGWCSVRGEDEVVIVPMADGGAGTLDAVGAAVPDAVEHVTEVADARGRARPGRWLELQGGRALVEAAEACGLAWLDESERDPLHATSYGVGQLIDAAHAAGVDGILVGLGGSATSDGGAGMAMALGHRLLRADGNGVKVGARYLTDVDRVVPVARALPPITIVGDVTNVLLGPEGAVAVFAPQKGAADDDLPLLEEALGHFADVVERDVPGGPWRGCDGAGAAGGLGFALMAFCGARMTGGAEAVAGLVGLGDALRGADVVIAGEGRLDDQTLSGKTPAYVARAARAAGARVLAVAGQVAGRGGDLFDDVVGLGDGGMDRPVELTRQRAAELASGV